From the genome of Verrucomicrobiia bacterium:
CAGGGCCATCTCCCGGTAGGCCCCCTCCAGGGACTGCGGCAGCCGGCCTTCGTGGGCCAGAATGCCCAGCGGATCCATTTCAATGCAGCCGCTCAGCTCGCTGATGGGTTTGCCCTGCCGCCGCCGCCAGGCGGCCAGCAGCGCGGCAAACGGCAGCGCCGAAGCGCCCGTGCGCACAAACAACGGCACTTGCGCCACTTCAATCCCCTCCAGGGCTTTGGCCACGTCCTCCAGGGTGGCGATGGAGACGCCACCTGCGCCCACATCCTCGTGCGCCAGCACGCGGTCCGGGTCCTGGCCGTTGCGGGTGGCATGGTCCACCACCATGTTCAGACTCGTCAACCCGCGCGCCAGGGCCGCCCGGGCCAGGCGGTTGAACTCGGCGGGCGCCGGCGCGTATAATTCCTGTGAGACCTGCCAGCTCTCCGCCCGGTAGCCGGCGGCGCGGATGCCGCGCACATAGGGAGCGAAACCGGGGAAACTGTCCACATGGCCCAGCCCTTCGAGGTCCTCCCGCCGGTACAACGGCTGGAGCGTGATGCCCTCGTAGGTGGGGGTGAGCATCTTTTTGTCGAAAGGCGCCCCTTTCAGCTCGGCTTCCACGGCTGCCTTCCAGTCGGCGTAGGACGGCGGCGGGAAATCGCTCCGGAACTCCAGCGGCGGCCAGGTAGGGGTGGGGGTGGATTTTTGTTCCATAGTCACCTTATTAAGGAGAGACCCAGGTTACGCTTCGCGCACGGTCACCATGCGGCGCACGCCATTCACGGTAATGGCAAAATGCCGGGTATGGCCATTGGTCCGCGGGGCCGCGGCTGCCACAGGCGCGGGCGCCGGTGCGGGTGCCGGCGGGGCCGCAGGCTTGGGCGCGGGCGGCGGAGCGGCCGTCGCTGCGGGGGCCGCGACGGGCGCGGGCGCCTTGGGTTTCAAGAGGGCCTCGACTTGTTGCGGGAACATGGCGTACAGCACCGCAATCTCATCGGTATCCGGCAGTCCTTTGGCCCGCAGTTGCTCGCGCAACTTGGGCATGCCCGGATCCAGCAGATCGGCGGGCCGCTCGGTGATGGGTTTCTTGCCGGTTTGCTTCTCCACCTGGGCCAGCACCTCCGGCGCAATCGGGCCGGGCGTCTTGCCGTATTTTCCGAGGGCGATGTCCGCGGCCGGCTGTGAGATGTTCTTCCAGCGCCCGAACTTGACGTTGAGCATGGCCTGCGTGCCCACGATCTGGGAGGTCGGCGTCACCAGAGGAACATAGCCCAAACAGGCGCGGACGTAAGGGATTTCTTTGAGCACTTCCTGGAACTTGTCGGCCATGCCCTGTTCCTTGAGCTGGGTGCGGAAGTTGCTCAGCATACCGCCCGGCACCTGGTAGGTGAGGATGTCCGCATCCACCTTTTCGTTGGCGGGGCTGGTGAACTTGGACAGCTCCTGATACACGCCCGTGAAGTATTCCTGCAACTTGTAGAGGCGCTCTTCATCAAAGCTGGGCCGGCGCGGATGACCGTCGAGCAGCGCCAGCATCCGCAGGGTGTCGGGCTGCGCGGTGCCGTTGGCAAAGGGCGCAATGGAGGTTTCCACCGCGTCCACGCCGGCGTCAATGGCCGCCAGGTAGGAGGCCGCGGCCAGGCCGGCGGTATCGTGGCTGTGGAGCACGATGGGGATTTTGACCCGTTTCTTCAGTTCACGGATGAGGGTGGCCGCCACCCCCGGCTTGATGAGGCCGGCCATGTCCTTGATGCCAATGGAGTGGCAGCCCATGGCCTCCAGCTCCACGCCCATTTGCACAAACGCCTCCAGCGTGTGCACGGGGCTGGTGGTGTAGCAAATCTCGCCCCGGGCATGTTTGCCGGCCTTGATGACGCATTGCACGGCATGGCGGAGGTTGCGCACATCGTTCAAGGCGTCAAAAATCCGAAAGATATCCATCCCCGCCCGGGCGGAGCAGTTCACAAACGCCTCCACCACGTCATCCGGAAAACTGGCATATTGCACGATGTTCTGTCCGCGCAGCAACATGATGTGCGGGGTTTTGGGCGCGGCCTTTTTCAGCGCCCGCAGCCGGTCAAAGGGATTTTCATTGAGATACCGCAGGCAGGAGTCAATGGTGGCACCCCCCCAGGTTTCCAGACCGGCAAAACCCAGCTCGTCCAGCTCCGGGGCCACGGGCAGCATTTGAGCGGTGGTCATCCGCGTGGCGGCCAGCGATTGATGGCCGTCCCGCAGCACAGTGTTGTTGAACTGCACGGTTTTCACGTTCATTCCGATTTCAAGGCTCAAGTTGCTTCGTCCGCCGGGTCATCCTGGGGACACCCCACCGGCCGAAGGTCGGTTAGGAATTCTTCTTAATCCAACTAAGAAGAATAAAAGAAACTAAACGTAATAAAGTCCATGCCCGGCCATTTGTCGAGACAAAAATTGTCTTTTTTTTAACTTTTTTGGTCTTAATAGGACAAGATTTGTTAGGGTTTATCAAGCCGATAAGTATTTTTTATTATTTTGCAACATTAAATCATATAATATGGTTATCTAATATATTTGTAAGTATTTGTTTTACAGTTAGTTATGCAGATTTTATGGCCACTGTGCACGTTGCCCATAAACCACCACCCTTAAGAATCGAGCAAGCGGCCTTGGCCGTCAAGTGAGGCTGGTGCGGTACCTCATGGCGGCAAGGCAGCGCAGGCGGTGGCGCCTGTGGGCAGGTTGGCTTGAAAAAAATCCTTGGCCCCCCTCCCCCTGCTGGGCCTAAATGAGGTGGATGATTGCATTATTGGATTACGGCTCGGGCAATCTCCGGAGCGTGGAAAAAGCCCTGCAGAAGGTGGGGGCGGAGGTCCGGCTGGTGACCCGGCCGGAAGGGATGCGCGAGGCGCGGGCGGTGGTGCTGCCCGGGGTGGGGGCGTTTGATGACTGCATCCACGCCTTGAGCCGCCAGGAACTGCTGGCGGCGGTGCCGGAGTTTATTGCCAGCGGCCGGCCCTTTTTGGGGATTTGTGTGGGCTATCAGGCGTTGTTTGAGCGCAGCGAGGAGTTCAACAGTTGCGCGGCGGGGTTGTCGCTGTTCAAAGGCAGGGTGGTGCGCCTGAGCGGCGCCGGGGGGTTGAAAGTGCCGCAAATCGGGTGGAATCAAGTCTGGCAGGCGCAA
Proteins encoded in this window:
- a CDS encoding pyruvate carboxylase subunit B codes for the protein MNVKTVQFNNTVLRDGHQSLAATRMTTAQMLPVAPELDELGFAGLETWGGATIDSCLRYLNENPFDRLRALKKAAPKTPHIMLLRGQNIVQYASFPDDVVEAFVNCSARAGMDIFRIFDALNDVRNLRHAVQCVIKAGKHARGEICYTTSPVHTLEAFVQMGVELEAMGCHSIGIKDMAGLIKPGVAATLIRELKKRVKIPIVLHSHDTAGLAAASYLAAIDAGVDAVETSIAPFANGTAQPDTLRMLALLDGHPRRPSFDEERLYKLQEYFTGVYQELSKFTSPANEKVDADILTYQVPGGMLSNFRTQLKEQGMADKFQEVLKEIPYVRACLGYVPLVTPTSQIVGTQAMLNVKFGRWKNISQPAADIALGKYGKTPGPIAPEVLAQVEKQTGKKPITERPADLLDPGMPKLREQLRAKGLPDTDEIAVLYAMFPQQVEALLKPKAPAPVAAPAATAAPPPAPKPAAPPAPAPAPAPVAAAAPRTNGHTRHFAITVNGVRRMVTVREA
- the hisH gene encoding imidazole glycerol phosphate synthase subunit HisH, coding for MIALLDYGSGNLRSVEKALQKVGAEVRLVTRPEGMREARAVVLPGVGAFDDCIHALSRQELLAAVPEFIASGRPFLGICVGYQALFERSEEFNSCAAGLSLFKGRVVRLSGAGGLKVPQIGWNQVWQAQSGCPLFAGIPDGSYFYFVHSYYPQPEDASLIAGRTSYGETFASAIAWQNVYATQFHPEKSQVVGLQLLSNFVRLAQRS